CAACTTCAGGCGTGTGGAAGTGGTTTGGTTAAAAAGATCAGATGTGCAACAACACTTTTTCCATGGTAACATGGAAAAAGTGCAAGAAGACTGTAACAACAACAGGACCAATacaacaaacttatttcaccacCTGAAGCAGAACCAGCTGAGTACGAGAGCTCAACACCTAGTTCTCACCAGTTCTAATCCGAGCAGACAGACTGCACTGGCTCAGCATAGCATCGCCGAATCTTTGACGAGTTCTACTGCATATTTTGTCAAGTCATCAAGAATGTCATTATTGCAGAAATACCGACAGCAAAATTTAAAATCTTGCATTACTGTAAGTCCTACTTTAATCAGATAACTTAATATAAAAGTTTGTAGAAAGGAAGAACTCACTTCCACCCACATACGTTTTGTTTCCccatttctgcctcttttgctGAACAAGTGCCTGATTAATAATCCAGCTCTGGCTCTCTTACCGCCTGTCAGCTCCATTGTTAATTTTTCATTCtcaatcattttcttcttctcctccagttcTGCAATTAGGTTTTCCTTCAGTTCGACTTTTTTATCGTCAAACTCCTTCACCGCTGCCTTCTTCTCCTTGATGTAGTTCCTCTCCACCTGCTCTGTCTGAAGAAGGTTGAGAGATAGAAATGATGGGAAAAGGAGGGATGCGTTCAATGTCATACCAAAAAAGTAAAAGGTCAATCCTGAATAAACTACATCAGTCGGCCACCAAGATGAGTTACACTCACCTCAAGCTGGAGAAACAGATCTgtgaagggaaagaaaaacataactGTTCATGTGGAACATTTCCAAATCCAATTAAGTTTCATTTAAACAGGCTAGCTTAGCGTCCTCAAAACgctgatgaaaaaaaagggaacgGCAGCGCTACTTTGTGCAATTCCAATTTGAACAGAAAGAACGAGAGAAAAAGACTAGAGGTCAACCACAACATGTAAACACTAAAACAAGTTCAATACATTTTATAACAAATCTTTGGGAGCAGCCATGTGGGGAAACATACCATAGAACTGCTAATAAATTAATCAGGACAAAAGTTTGGGGTTAATTCATacagtttctgcacaacatAACTTACACTCTTTGCTGTATTTTAGCTTTTCTGACATTCATTCCACTtaaaacagactgagaaacacacacatatacgtgtgtatgtgtcagagCATTTGTCCAGACCGCAGTTGCTGTCAGTTCATTTTGGGACATGTGCTAGCAACCACATGTCGCAATCAAGGATTCAATTAAATCTTTGGATGTAATACTTTCATGGTCAACATTTCTCTTCTTGCATGCATAAACTCTTGCATCTGGGCAAGTTTTCTTTTCGCAGTTGTCACCCCCAAGCAGTCGTTTTGCAACACTGTTTATTGCCAATGTTGTCCCCgagccaaataaaacaaactaaagcAGGAAGCGCTCCAAAATTTTAATAATCTGCTGCACACACGGTTGGTAAGGAATGCATCAGAAGCAGAGCACAGTTTGTTGCTAAATGTTGCTCAACGTGCCTGCATTCCGGAGTCTCTCTTTGTACTGCTGGTCCagcttcttcatcctcttctggTACTCCTGCAGTGTACCTGCAAATAGAACATGTCATTTACCAAACGTGAAGATCTACGGTATCACAGCTTTTGCTTTCAGACTGTTGTGGTATTATCcaataaattattaaaacttCAATACAAGCTGTCTAATTAACATATATGATCAATACTTTATAGCCTCACAGGTACATTTTTAGCATCCTTGACCTGCTGCTCTTATCACCCACCCACAGTCTAGACTAGATTACACCAACATTGTACCTACACTTGGATTTACAAAGCACCCACGGCATGTCGCTCCACAGTTTCTACACTCAACATCAGTCTGAGTAATAAAGAGCTCATGGGACAGCTGATGAGCGGACAGGCTTGACAATTTAAAGTGAGCCGTTTTATGGCAGAAGACTGTTTGTCAGCAGTTGTCATCTGTTCCTCAGCTGGTTTCTCTTTTTAGCCGGAGACAGTGGCTGCACTCTTAAACTTCCTCTGAAGCTGCATTCATATCCTGATGATGTAACCCCTCGACACCAGTCAGGATCTGGCTGTGCCCAGAATccccacactcacacatatcacactcacacatatcacacatatCACACTCCACAAGTTAAAGAGAAACAGTTATTCAGGTTTGGAAAATTCCTGACATGTTtcaataataagaaaaaaaataaagattacCTTCTTGTAATTGTTGCAACTGTCTTTTCAGAGAGGCCAGTTTGTCTTGGTACATTCTGCAATGACATGAACAAGAGCTAATATGAGATTTCCTCGCACCACGTGCAGCATGAGGCAAAGCCAAACAAAACTTTCGCCTTCAAACGATTTTTAGTACAGTCAAAAAAGCTGAGCAAAACGCTTACTGCTCTTTGATTTCAACGTAGTCATCCTCGTCGTGCTTGGCAAGGTCTGTTTCACTGGCATCTTCTGTGTCTGGAAAAGAGCAtgacaggagaagaaaaggcTCAAATTTCAAAAGTATTTCGCAACTTAAGttcaaaactgatttttttttttttaaaatgcaccACGGCTAATCCCAAAATGGGCAAAaaggtggagtgtgggtggagctgaggcaggccaTACAGTAGTAATGCACTGGGAAATTAGCCACAGATACCAAAACCGCTGATTGTACCAGGCTATAAACATGCTTATTTCAGCTGCAAAGGTTGGAcgttttaatatgggggtctatggagATCGCTTTTGAAACCAGCCTCAtgtggccattcaaggaactgcagtttctctgcatttcacagcTTAGTGGGGGCTTTTTGATGTCCTGGTTGGACGTGTCATTAATTTCCCAACCCATGTCCCTTTTTATGAATTGTTTGcaatttttttaatgataaagaTTATCGCCGAATTTTGTAGactatatttgcattttgttgctaTTTGGCAGTTCTGAATTAGTGGCAGTAATTTCCTGCCACACATGTACAAAAATCCATATTTATTACAATACACACAAGTACAAGAACACAAGTATTCAGTTTTCAAATGTAAAGATGTGCTGATAACGCCATTTGATTCATATCACAGGTTGTAATGTTGCTGAAGACGGAAAGAAATTGGGAAAGTATATGGTCAGTAACATTCCAGTGATTACTTGTCAGTGATTTGCTACTATTTCTCATAATTTGAAGCATGATCACATTAGGGGGGTCTAAAAATGCAATGCCTTTAGATTTTCAATCTTCACATTATTATCTCTTGTATTTTCAGACCCTGATCAGCACAACACCGGCAGGTCGAGAGCCACAACCTGCAGCACCACCTACAGGTACATTAGCTGCAGTGCACATGCTAGTATGAGGAGTATTTCAAGTTGGGATGAGACagcttgttttttaaattataatcCACGATATAAATGACTCCCTCTTCCTTAGCAGAAAATGTTATTACCAAATATTTTTAATAGCGTATGTTATTTTAACTTACTTTAACTGTCAATTTGCTTTCACTTTTTGCTTTATGAATGTCTTCTTTTACTGTAAAAAGACTACAGCTTCCTATTGGTACCAGTTTTGTTTTAGTATGCGTGTCAACCAGCACCAATTTGCTGACATTTGCTGATGCAAATATGCATCTGCTGAGCTAGTGCATAACACTACTAAAGAAAAACTCCTGGATATAGCTAAATATCCTCAGAGAAAGTAAAACACTAATGACTAAACTCAGCAATGCAGAAGAGTTTTTGAGCAAGCTCTGGCTTCATCCTTCACATTCTTGCAAGTTTATCAAACAACCTTTCCTTTCAACTGCTGGGTTTGCTCTCAGCATTCACATTAGAATGTGCCTATTtacttgtgcttttttttggtGTTGTGAAATCACAAAGCAAAATACAGAAAGATGGCGAAACAGTCTGGTGGTTGCAATTCGGCCATCTCCTACAGTACTGTGTTTCTCACAATGCAGTAGTCACAGGAAAAGGGGGTCACTATTGTCAAACCAATCACAGCCTGCTCCACTGGTGTCTGTGCTTTCTACATGACACCTCACTGCTTCACAATCATGCACATGCAACCACATCGACATTCAGACATGAGATATTCAGCTAAGACAGCTATATATGCCTGTAgatatttttttcaatattatGGTCTATTCTGTATTGCTGTGtattgtgcatgtgttgtcATGCTTGTGTGGCATGTATTACACTCATTGAGACTGTTCTGACATAAAGCAAATCACATGCATGAGTAACACATTTGTACACACATTTAGTGatgcttgtttttcactgtcCTTCTATAACATATCTATGCACATTACACACAAGCATGATGACATCTGTTTATGGTATTTAacaacacaattttttttaaacatttactaTACTGAGATGTGTGAAAGGCGATGTTCTCTGACATGACTGAGTTAAGACTTTCAGAGTGGATTAAAATCTTCATGACATATCTGTAATTCCAATCCTTTTGatttacatttcatgttttatgctgtctttatttcttACTGCATTACATTAAGTATTTTGAGTTGCCCTGGTgtataaaatgtgacacataCATAAACTTTCCACTTCATTATGGATCATCTGAATACAGTCTCTGATATAACACTGAACTGAAAGAATCAAAGTTTTTGTGAGGCACATTTTTATCTCACAGAATAAATATTTCAGCGGTTGccagatttgtgtttttcctgttacTTTGGCAAACTAAATGCTCAAACCTGGTTGAAAAATGCGtgcattgttttgtgttgtttgtagGGTGACGTGTTTTCACTTTATCTATCCACTAAAACTTGGTCGAACACGCCCATAGAAAGCGTGCACAGGCAACACTTGGATATTGCACTTTCCAACAAGACTGGCAACAAGAACGGCTGCCTctctctgagcagcagccatGGGAATACGTTCCAATATAACAGATTTGTGTATATTTGTCGCTTTCGCCCTGGTGGTCCGAATaactcgctgctgctgctgctctgtcttgtCTGGCCGTGACGTCAACagttattaatttatttttgtaatgcgCGAGAAAAACGACGTGCTGGGACTGCGTGAGTCTCGCGGTCAGTGCGTGAGAGTTGGCACAAGTAGCTTTGCTGCACgaacctaaccaaactgcgaCACAAGActggaattaaaaaaataagtcaaCTACGTCGAAAATAAGTCAATAATATAACAACAAATGACACACGGGACGCGAACCCAAATATCCTGTTTTCTGACAGAATACCTTAAACTTTTCCCAGAACACCACAGACATGTCACTAGCAGCTGAGCCTGCCGCTGCCACTATTTGAGCCAGTCATAGCTCATGGTGagcccacagacagacagcagagataGGTGCGGATCAAAGGACGTGCGTGGCACCGGTGAGGTAATGGTGAACACCCTGCTTGGGAATGCCCTCCGGTGTTAGATTAGGAAACAGGGGAAAATCCAAGACTACCAAATGGTACGCTATACATTCTCGGATCGGCATGAGACAAAAGTTCAGCTAAAGAAACACGAGGCTTAATGCAATAACATTAGCATAACGACCGACAGAGATACAGTTGTTACTTTGAGTGTCAAACATTTGCCGCATGGTAGGATTAATCAGAAACGGTCCCCGGCTAACTTGATCGTTATGTCAGTCCAACGGCAACTCGCCCAAGACAGCTAACATGTTTAGGCTGGTGCGATGTGGCAAACTTGGGGTCCAAGTTTATAAGCACCCGCTGACCTAGGTCAGTCAGCGTTACCTTCAGAACACGACACGAGAGAAGGGTAAGGCCCAGTCGTGTTAAACTGACACAGCAGCTTTCATTTTCGGTTAGCATTAATGTGCTAGCTTAAGTTAGCTGGTCGACTGTTTAAAGAGTAACCCGATTCTAGCCCACGTAGTTAAGCATCTCAGAAACGTCAACATAAccggagaagaaaaaaataagtcCAGCTGTTCGTTTAGAAGTCAATGTCAGGAAACTAGCTAACCTTGTAGTGCTGTCATCGCCTTGctttcctcttgtctttctttttcactgcaATCCGTCCTGTCTCACTGAATAGTGTGAAAAGGGCAGTGCAGTGGACACAGCACGCAGGGTTTCGCCTGCCTGCCGACCTGTCAATGCTTGAAGCTAACGTTACGTAGCTAGCTAGTTGGCTAATTACGCTATGTTCCGCCTGTGGAATATCTTTCATTAAACCTGTGTTTTCGTCCAGGCATACTGAAACTTGTCTTAAGTTTGTTGGCGACGATTCACTGCATGATGTCGGGCTAGTCTGCCCTATAACGAGGTGAAAGCTGATCGATGCCCACGCGTATGGTTCGTTTTGGAACGCTACCTAGttagcatgtaaacacagtttagACTACGCGTGATATAAAAAATAACCGTGGGCTCAATTTTCTATCAGGACTCGAAACGCTCACCCAGTGTACGCGATTTAGCTGGTTTAACGTTTACTTACATCACCtgcttctgattttttttcttgactgGCGGTAGTCGGGTAGCCAAGTTCCTAtgtagctagcaagctaactaCGAGTAGCTGAAGCTCGCATTGGACTGTCTTTCCAGCATTGGGTACGAGCAGTTAAAATTTGACTTAGGAAGTGCAAAAAAAGTGCACAGCACGCTGTGGGACAAACCCATTCTCTCTGGCTTAATGTGTTGATAACTATAAATGCTGCAATCAAAAATTAGCTGAATTTATGCAATAATCGCGCGTTTCCGTCTCATCTCCAACAAGTAGACCGAGCCGGAGCTTTTGGTCAATTCGTTTAACGTTACCTTCTTCCGAGTCTCTTCCCCTGAAACTCCGATCATCGTCGTCATCCACGCTATCAAGTTCTTCCTCGTCATTGTAATAATCCACCATAGGCGATAGCAAAGTCGAAGCCATTTATTCGCttgcaaaatgtaaacaaacacaaaataaacaatcgatttgtgtttttgcagcttgcTTGGAACAGCGCCTACAACTGGCAGAACCTCTGAGTGTCAAGCTGTCTAATCTTATGCCTGTATACAATGTCTGTAATATTAACGTGTAATATAGGAAAAATGCTTAATTAGATTTTTCAAAACTACGAAAACGAAGAATTGGAAATAAAAGATACCAATCAATGATCATCTTATTTTCTGTATGTGCATTAAAACCTACggtaaaacatttaaacaggcATTTCTCCGGGCACCAAGGACTGTGGTGTCTCTTTCTTTTGGCTCCCGGTTGGCTCGCTATCCATTTAGTTTTTTGCACCCAGAATCCGCGAAAAGTCTTTGAGTGGTTGTAATTGAAATCCTGTGCTTTTCTATTACCACCGCTGAAGATGTAGTCCTGCCTCCCGTCTGTTTCCAAATGCTTAAACATGCAGTCCAGTCATCCAGTAGTTAACATCATCACTGATTCGACATTTCTTACAACTTATGGTCTTTTGAGCAATAACATTGTATTCCTTTCCACCATATTCATGTAGTCTTTCAACTGATCAATTTTGTTTAGCCTGTGTTATCAATTATGTCATATCTAAGTATTGTGTTATGTGTTACACAATACTAACTTTTTTTTGATTAAATGATGTACAACTATTtatccattttattttgtttagtGTTTAGAAACAAAGCtatgaggtaaaaaaaaatctaaatcagcCCTTAAAACCTACCATGTGTAAATAACTATAGAATGCAAACTTGTCCTACACTGATTCTCACACCACCTCTGTCTTCAAAGGTAGCTATGACCCCATGATTAGTAATACACTGTACTCCTCTGTCCTTTATTTTAAGTATGTGTGCGCATGGGCTCTTTGCAAGTTTCATCATGTCATGCCATGCCAAGAATCTTCCAATTACTGGTGTACTGTCACAACATTGAGGTCTAATTGCAAAATCACACAAGATTAGTATCCTTTCACCAAAATCTTGTTTATTACGAGACTCCTGTGAGTTTTTATAATTGTGAAGCTGGTTTTGCAAATTATCTTGTGGCATTTAATTATTCACTTAGTATCAATACTATTAAAAACATATCGGACAGTGGTCACAGCCTGTTGACAGGCTTTTAAATTTGGAAGCTTGTAGACTAGTTTGATCTGGTGTAGTCCATTCTAGAAAGTTCCAGATAGTGACAGCATGACAGCTGTTTTTGATCCAGTCTCCTGAGGATTTCCAGGAGATGTGGACCCCACCTTTAAAAGCATCTTGCTGCTGAGCTTGTGTGATCATTTGGGGTTTTGGTCAAGACCGCTAAAGCAATGTGTCAATGAATTAATTGGTTTACTTCTCTATTAACAGTTTTGTTATTGGATtaatcatttgtcttttttttagccAAAAATTCACTGGTTCAAAACAAGATACATTTTGTGATTCTGTAACGgttatatttcacttttatctGTAGTCTAGGCTACAATAGATGACATCAGACAGGCATTGAACTTGTGATTCACTTCCCATAAAGGCTGCCATCCTTGCTCATAGAAAGTGAACATTTGAGAAAAAGATTAGAATCATTGTTGCTAATTTGAAATGTGGGGTTAGTCACAGTGGCTCCCAAGTAAATGTTAAAGCCCCAGTGGCCTAATGGATAGGGTGTGTGCTAGGCTGATTGGTCAGTTGGTGGATTCTGCTATGTCAGCAATTTTACAAATAAACAGATTTGCCatggattttggactgttagacaaaacaagacatttgcaGACTTCACCTTGGCTATGGGAAATATAACAGggtttttccacatttttcagacattttaaaaagctattGTTCAGTtgattaatgaaaaaataattgatatAAAAAATGTTAGTTGCAGCCTGAACTCTGTGTAACCAATATGTTGTCAATACCAGCCACCACTAGAAGTGGGTCAAACTGTATGTGGTCCTTCAGAATCTAGCTTGTCAGAAGACATGCACCCCTGTTTTACTGTAATATGTTGGGCAGACATGTAAGAATAATCTGAACTGGCACAGATTGAAAGGCACTTTGCACACCAATTTCAAACTTGAAGATTGGGGCCACCGAGGGTACTTTTATTTTAGGCAGATTAGACTTTACATACAGATCACATTAATGACAAATCAACCTGAATAGTACCGAGGCTGTTTGTTTGAGCAATTCCATTCAGGATCCCTAGGTGATCTTGAATCTTACATCTTGAATTCTGGCATTTGAATTTCACCAATTCCATTTGAGCAACCTGATTTTTAGACCTGACTTGAATATTTAGATCAGCATTTGACACATTTATGTGATTCAGTGGTATCTGAATTTCTTAATAATGTATCCAGTAGTTGTTATATTTAACAATACGGTATTTCTGTTCaaattattactattatttgcCTCTATACAATAGATGTAATGGCATAaagtaaatacacaaataaaggGTTGCTCTCCCAACCGTAACGCCACGCAAGTGTATTATTTTTAGGGACTAACTTTCGCCTTTAATTCCAGGTCTGCTCTCATTACATTTGTGAAAGGTACTTGGTCCCAATCAATTCCTAACGATGAACATACAGTGCATTGCTTAAGAAGTGTTACAATTGAACTTCACAGGTacaacagcaggtggcagcattgCACTGAGTACATTCAGAAGACGACATGGAGCACCAACAGTGAAGTTGCAACAGAATCGGGATGACTCAATCCATGCATCTTTAATGATTTGCAAAGGAAATAAGGTGTAGCATTGTCGGTCGTTTACCTTTACTTTAGCACTTGCTAGTTAAAGCAGTATTAAGGAAGagatatttaaagctgcacatttTTGCATGTGATGTGGGTAAACCATTTGAAGCAACAATCAATTGTTGGTGTTTATTCTGTCCGAAATATACCTGGAGAGTGCACATTCTTCAGTCTCGCTAACGTGACACGAGACAACTTTATTTCCGCTTGTCTGTCAAACTAACTGTCAAACACGGGCGAGGGGttgtgctcctgctgctccgTCATTCAGGAAGTCCAGACCAACTGACAGCACTTCGCAAAGTCGCACCGACATCTTCAGAGTCGGACTAAATGCCTCTGGAGTGAGTACGCTTTTCAGCGACGACGAATTTAACACAAGGTgagcctctttttttctctctgttgttctgttgctgtcactgtttgcccccccccccctccttaACGGTTAAACAGCTCGCGCTAGCCTCGCGCACTCGCACTGAAATGACACTTCCTCTTGTCTCAACGGCTAAGCTACCGTAGCTTAACGTCAAAAGCGGTAAAAGTGGATACAGACGAGCAGCGGTGCTTATAGGTCGCACCTGAAGTTGTAAGTGACCACCGTCGCCTGGTTTCGACGTTGTTCGGCTTGTTGTTTCAACGCCACTCTACTCAGAGGCGGTGAGTACGGAGACCAGCATCGGCTCGCCGGGGTTAAGTGCGTAGGTTTGCTTTTTAAAGGTCTTGGGCTAAGTGCGTGTTTGTTGATTGATGCTTCGCTGCACCTGCTTCAAATCTACGCTGTAATGTGTCGAGAGCTGGCGGGGGAGACGCTTCGCCGTTTGGTTTGTCCCTCAGGGGGTGAGTATGGAGAGCAAAACGGATGACAGGTTGTAGCGAAGTGTACAGTTGAGGTTTTTACAAAGCCGGCGAGGCGGCTGGACGCAATGTAAACTTGTCCTATGTGTTGTTTTAGTATTGTCACGCAATGTGGGCCAGTCTGCGCGAGTCTGTCACATCCGTAACGACTGTGGTACCTTCCATCGTATCCTACATTGTTGTGAGTGAGCTTTTACTATCAACGCGCAGTCACAATGGCTTTCGGATGAGAGACGGTGTAACGTCCACTGCACATGACCCGAACCGCATTTTACTACATTTACTACGTCTCTCTGCACTCATTAACCAGCCAAGAATCTGCATCCTTGacacttctgtttttatcatgtcGATCGTAATACTGGCTTGCATACATTAAATGCAAAAAGCGAAAGACAATAACCGCGCgtcattcatctttttttcctttttttttttttttcaaatgactCGTTGCTGGCGTGAATGCCACAGTGGTTCATCTCCTGCGTGCAGGACGGTGCTTGGTTAAATACCCAACGTTAAAAGTAAATGTGGGCTAACATGACGCGCTCGAAATGGCAGATGCAGATAGCAAGCTGAGCACCAAAACCCAAGCTGACCCAACATGATGTCATCTCTCGTGTGTAGAGCGCATGAGTGAGAGGCAGCAGACCTGTATTTCACCGCTAAACTGTGCCTTTggtcattttgtcttttcaagAACGCATTTAATGCCATATTATGGCATTGCACCTGCGTGTCGTTTGAACTGCAGTACGTCCAGACTCTGTCTGTCCACTCAGAGGTGCAAAGCAGGGATGTAGTGCGgctggaaaaaaacaccaactccTTTCACACACGTTTGTTTTGCAGAATTAGCGTCGACTCGACCTGAGATAATGCTGAGTAAGTAGTGTCAAACTGGTGTCACCTAAAGAAAATAAGAGGATCTGTGCTCTTTACCATCTTTTTGTGCCTTTTATCTCTAGTCAAGAGTTTCAGTACCCTATTTTAGTTTAGCAGCCGACTTGATTTCGTTCAAAGGGCACGGGACCATTGTGCAAGTCCTCTCCCTTGTTCACATCACCCATATCTAGTAGTAGGGcagcaactaatgattattttaattgatGAGTATTTTCTAAATTCATAAATTTGACGTCCGCAAATGTCTTGTTTATCCAccaacccaaaaatattcagtttgctgtcacAGAAGAAGCCACAAAGCACTCACATTTTATTAGCTGAAAtcataattttgactttttacgtacaaaaataactgattatcaaaatagttgaagATGAATTAATTAGTTGACatctaattgattaatcgatgCAGCTCTATTTAGTAGTATCTGGTATGTGCAACTGAGAGAGGGAACAGAAAGTGACACACTTCCTTATTAGTGATGGCATCTAGGGCAGTTCATTATTCTATCAGAATTTTAAGTTGATTGTGTCATTTTCGGGTAAATGTTTCACtcataatataaaataaagctCAGGTCATGATGTGCTAAATGTTCATTTCTTGTACAGTTGTACCCACGTGAGGTCAGCCAGATCTGGTCAGGTAAATGCCTTTTATAGTGCACACTGTGTAACGAGAGGCACATAACAGACTATTGCACAGTGTTTTGGAGGAATTGTTatgttcttctctgcttttatttggcCTTGGTTAAACAGTAGATGTTACAGGTCACTATATGTAATGTGACAACAAGCTTCCTTTAGACAGGCAGAGCAGTCATAAGCATATTGCAAACAGTCATGTCTTTTTATAGAGCTGTGTGAGAGATTATTGAGAC
The DNA window shown above is from Chelmon rostratus isolate fCheRos1 chromosome 5, fCheRos1.pri, whole genome shotgun sequence and carries:
- the suds3 gene encoding sin3 histone deacetylase corepressor complex component SDS3 isoform X1, translating into MASTLLSPMVDYYNDEEELDSVDDDDDRSFRGRDSEEDTEDASETDLAKHDEDDYVEIKEQMYQDKLASLKRQLQQLQEGTLQEYQKRMKKLDQQYKERLRNADLFLQLETEQVERNYIKEKKAAVKEFDDKKVELKENLIAELEEKKKMIENEKLTMELTGDSMEVKPIMTRKLRRRPNDPVPIPDKRRKPAPAQLNYLLTDEQIMEDLRTLNKLKSPKRPVSPSSPEHVPSAPMENPSQRYEARIEEGKLYYDKRWYHKSQAIYLESKDNTKISCVISSVGTNEIWVRKTSDSTKMRIYLGQLQRGAFVIRRRSAA